A section of the Pimelobacter simplex genome encodes:
- a CDS encoding glycosyltransferase, whose protein sequence is MTRRALGRPNDPRPRVVFVVLSIHGRSGVSRAVTNIAGALAATHRVEIISVYDGGSRAFAIDPRIEVTYVVPVGFRQLDTLPWRSRRQAHRRSRFLEEKYYSALTDAGLSAALGRYGPGDVVITARPSLHRFAAEVLAPEVTLVGWDHLNFPARKRPGGGLKAIRQAMPRMAAFVVLTEADRRDYARKHPEARIVVIRNAIPWSAPAERAARDTRTVVAAGRLAPVKGFDRLIDAWAVLAPEAPDWRCRILGMGPLHDELQDQIVRLGLTTIELAGNSDDMPGELRGAEVFAMSSHHEGLPMTIIEALSQGTPVVSFDCPRGPGELVTETNGRLVPDGDVPALTAALRELMGSKELRDRLGTQALQDSRQYDIDHVAEVWRRLLADLAG, encoded by the coding sequence ATGACTCGCCGCGCGCTCGGGCGCCCGAACGACCCGCGCCCGCGCGTCGTCTTCGTGGTTCTCTCCATCCACGGCCGCAGCGGCGTCTCACGCGCGGTCACCAACATCGCGGGCGCCCTCGCGGCGACCCACCGCGTCGAGATCATCAGCGTGTACGACGGCGGCTCGCGCGCCTTTGCGATCGACCCCCGCATCGAGGTCACCTACGTGGTCCCGGTCGGCTTCCGCCAGCTCGACACCCTGCCGTGGCGGAGCCGGCGCCAGGCCCACCGGCGCAGCCGGTTCCTCGAGGAGAAGTACTACTCGGCGCTCACCGACGCCGGGCTGAGCGCCGCCCTCGGGCGCTACGGCCCCGGGGACGTCGTGATCACCGCGCGTCCCTCGCTCCACCGGTTCGCCGCCGAGGTGCTCGCCCCGGAGGTGACGCTGGTCGGCTGGGACCACCTCAACTTTCCCGCGCGCAAGCGCCCGGGCGGCGGGCTCAAGGCGATCCGCCAGGCGATGCCGCGGATGGCGGCGTTCGTCGTCCTCACCGAGGCCGACCGGCGCGACTACGCCCGCAAGCACCCCGAGGCGCGGATCGTGGTGATCCGCAACGCGATCCCGTGGTCGGCGCCCGCCGAGCGCGCCGCGCGGGACACCCGGACGGTGGTCGCCGCGGGGCGGCTCGCGCCGGTCAAGGGCTTCGACCGGCTCATCGACGCCTGGGCGGTGCTGGCGCCCGAGGCGCCCGACTGGCGGTGCCGGATCCTGGGCATGGGTCCGCTGCACGACGAGCTCCAGGACCAGATCGTCCGGTTGGGCCTGACCACGATCGAGCTGGCCGGCAACTCCGACGACATGCCCGGCGAGTTGCGCGGGGCCGAGGTCTTCGCGATGTCCTCGCACCACGAGGGGCTGCCGATGACGATCATCGAGGCGCTCAGCCAGGGCACGCCCGTGGTGAGCTTCGACTGCCCGCGCGGTCCCGGCGAGCTGGTGACCGAGACCAACGGCCGGCTGGTGCCCGACGGCGACGTCCCGGCGCTGACCGCGGCGCTGCGCGAGCTGATGGGCAGCAAGGAGCTGCGCGACCGGCTCGGGACGCAGGCCCTGCAGGACTCCCGGCAGTACGACATCGATCACGTGGCGGAGGTCTGGCGGAGGCTCCTGGCCGACCTGGCAGGATGA
- a CDS encoding MaoC family dehydratase, which translates to MSKTNPGNFFEDFTVGQVIRHATPRTVTEGDRAVYGSLYPTRFAVPSSAAFAAAVGLDLHPVEELIAFHIAFGKTVPDVSLNAVANLGYAECRFHLPVVPGDTLSTTSEVIGLKQNSNGKSGVVYVRSTATNQRGEVVLDWARWVMVHKRDADAPAPEPVLPELAPAVAAADLVVPAGLDFTGYDFAAAGEPHRFDDYAVGEKIDHVDGVTLTESEHQQATRLWQNTAKVHFNVEARPDGNRLVYGGHVISLARALSFNGLANAQLVAAINAGAHTAPAFAGDTVYAWSEVLDKAETSAPGVGALRLRLVATKGRDESMTLRGDDGKYAAGVLLDLDYWVLVPR; encoded by the coding sequence ATGAGCAAGACGAACCCGGGCAACTTCTTCGAGGACTTCACGGTCGGCCAGGTCATCCGCCACGCCACGCCGCGCACGGTGACCGAGGGGGACCGGGCCGTCTACGGGTCGCTCTACCCGACGCGCTTCGCGGTGCCGTCGTCGGCGGCCTTCGCCGCGGCGGTCGGGCTCGACCTGCACCCGGTCGAGGAGCTCATCGCCTTCCACATCGCCTTCGGCAAGACCGTCCCGGACGTCTCGCTCAACGCGGTCGCCAACCTCGGGTACGCCGAGTGCCGGTTCCACCTGCCCGTCGTCCCCGGTGACACGCTGAGCACGACGTCCGAGGTGATCGGCCTCAAGCAGAACTCCAACGGCAAGAGCGGCGTCGTCTACGTCCGCTCCACCGCGACCAACCAGCGCGGCGAGGTCGTCCTCGACTGGGCCCGCTGGGTGATGGTCCACAAGCGCGACGCCGACGCGCCCGCGCCCGAGCCCGTGCTCCCGGAGCTGGCGCCCGCCGTGGCCGCCGCCGACCTGGTGGTCCCCGCCGGCCTGGACTTCACCGGCTACGACTTCGCGGCGGCCGGCGAGCCGCACCGCTTCGACGACTACGCGGTGGGCGAGAAGATCGACCACGTCGACGGCGTCACCCTGACCGAGTCCGAGCACCAGCAGGCCACCCGGCTGTGGCAGAACACCGCCAAGGTGCACTTCAACGTCGAGGCCCGTCCCGACGGCAACCGGCTCGTCTACGGCGGTCACGTGATCTCGCTGGCCCGCGCGCTGTCGTTCAACGGCCTGGCCAACGCCCAGCTCGTCGCCGCGATCAACGCCGGCGCCCACACCGCGCCCGCGTTCGCCGGCGACACCGTCTACGCCTGGTCCGAGGTGCTCGACAAGGCCGAGACGTCCGCGCCCGGGGTCGGTGCGCTGCGCCTGCGCCTGGTCGCCACCAAGGGCCGCGACGAGTCCATGACGCTGCGCGGCGACGACGGCAAGTACGCCGCCGGGGTGCTGCTCGACCTCGACTACTGGGTGCTCGTGCCGCGCTGA